The Canis lupus baileyi chromosome 11, mCanLup2.hap1, whole genome shotgun sequence genome includes a window with the following:
- the COX5B gene encoding cytochrome c oxidase subunit 5B, mitochondrial isoform X2 — protein MASRLLRGVGALAAQALRARGPNGVAAVRSMASGGGVPTDDEQATGLEREVMMAARKGLDPYNILAPKAAAGTKEDPNLVPSITNKRIVGCICEEDNSTVIWFWLHKGEAQRCPSCGTHYKLVPHQLAH, from the exons ATGGCTTCAAGGTTACTTCGCGGAGTTGGAGCGCTGGCCGCGCAGGCCCTCAGGGCTCGCGGTCCCAATGGAGTCGCCGCGGTGCGCTCAATGGCGTCTGGAG GTGGTGTTCCTACTGATGACGAGCAGGCGacagggctggagagggaggTCATGATGGCCGCACGGAAGGGACTG GACCCATACAATATTCTAGCCCCAAAGGCAGCTGCAGGCACCAAAGAAGACCCTAATTTAGTCCCATCTATCACCAACAAGCGAATAGTGGGCTGCATCT GTGAAGAGGACAATAGTACCGTCATCTGGTTTTGGCTGCACAAAGGCGAGGCCCAGCGATGCCCTAGCTGTGGAACCCATTACAAGCTGGTGCCCCACCAGTTGGCCCACTGA
- the COX5B gene encoding cytochrome c oxidase subunit 5B, mitochondrial isoform X1 has product MRTVRPPGKGPLATARRQKGTAARFEPWRPEASPPSGPFCGSSPGGVPTDDEQATGLEREVMMAARKGLDPYNILAPKAAAGTKEDPNLVPSITNKRIVGCICEEDNSTVIWFWLHKGEAQRCPSCGTHYKLVPHQLAH; this is encoded by the exons atgaggacggTGAGGCCCCCAGGGAAAGGGCCGTTGGCCACGGCACGCCGACAGAAGGGGACGGCGGCCAGGTTTGAACCGTGGCGCCCTGAGGCCTCGCCACCGTCAGGCCCCTTCTGCGGATCTTCCCCAG GTGGTGTTCCTACTGATGACGAGCAGGCGacagggctggagagggaggTCATGATGGCCGCACGGAAGGGACTG GACCCATACAATATTCTAGCCCCAAAGGCAGCTGCAGGCACCAAAGAAGACCCTAATTTAGTCCCATCTATCACCAACAAGCGAATAGTGGGCTGCATCT GTGAAGAGGACAATAGTACCGTCATCTGGTTTTGGCTGCACAAAGGCGAGGCCCAGCGATGCCCTAGCTGTGGAACCCATTACAAGCTGGTGCCCCACCAGTTGGCCCACTGA